From Lysinibacillus sp. SGAir0095, the proteins below share one genomic window:
- a CDS encoding dipeptidase: MSQSQILDAYFTENREKHLEELNEFLRIPSISSLSEHKQDIQTAAEWLADKLRGLNIEKVSVDQTAGHPVVYGEWLHAEGKPTILFYGHYDVQPVDPLHLWESEPFNPVIRDNKLFARGASDDKGQVFMHLKMIEALFATEGTLPVNVKFIYEGEEEIGSPNLPAYVEEHKTKLAADLILISDTGLYAPGKPAVCYGLRGLTGVQIDVRGAKGDLHSGLYGGGVQNAIHALADILASFRDEHGTIQVEGFYDKVLPLSEEERQAYRDLKFDETALKQEVGVNELFGEEGYSYLEQTWARPTLEINGVFGGFSGEGIKTVLPAEAGAKITCRLVPDQDPNEIVQLLKAHIEKHKPKGIEVSVSEFDKGAPFITPFDHPLIQAAGRSYERIYNVPTAFTRGGGSIPIVAAFDEILSLPVVLMGFGLNSENFHAPNEHFHLENFDKGLRVLGDYLHEVSTLEF; this comes from the coding sequence ATGAGTCAATCGCAAATTTTAGATGCGTATTTTACAGAAAACCGAGAAAAGCACTTAGAGGAACTTAATGAGTTTCTACGTATTCCAAGTATCAGCTCCCTTTCGGAACACAAACAGGACATCCAAACAGCAGCTGAGTGGTTAGCGGACAAGCTTCGTGGGCTAAATATCGAAAAGGTATCTGTAGATCAAACGGCTGGTCACCCAGTTGTTTATGGTGAATGGCTGCATGCAGAAGGCAAACCAACTATTTTATTTTACGGGCATTACGATGTACAACCTGTGGACCCTCTTCACTTATGGGAATCTGAACCTTTCAACCCTGTAATCCGAGACAATAAATTATTTGCTCGTGGTGCTTCCGATGACAAAGGTCAGGTTTTCATGCACTTAAAAATGATTGAAGCATTATTTGCAACAGAAGGAACTCTTCCTGTAAACGTTAAATTTATTTATGAAGGAGAAGAAGAAATCGGTAGTCCTAACCTTCCTGCCTATGTTGAAGAACATAAGACTAAGCTAGCAGCAGATTTAATCTTGATTTCTGATACTGGACTATATGCTCCTGGGAAACCTGCTGTATGCTACGGTTTACGCGGACTTACCGGGGTACAAATTGATGTGCGCGGTGCAAAAGGCGATCTTCACTCTGGTCTTTATGGTGGCGGTGTACAAAATGCTATCCATGCATTAGCTGACATTTTAGCTTCATTCCGTGACGAACACGGAACGATTCAAGTAGAAGGCTTCTATGATAAAGTTCTTCCCTTATCTGAAGAAGAGCGTCAAGCTTATCGTGACCTAAAATTCGATGAAACAGCATTAAAACAAGAAGTCGGAGTAAACGAATTATTCGGTGAGGAAGGCTACTCCTATTTAGAACAAACATGGGCTCGACCAACATTGGAAATAAATGGTGTTTTTGGCGGGTTCTCTGGCGAAGGAATCAAAACTGTACTTCCGGCTGAAGCTGGTGCAAAAATCACTTGTCGCTTAGTACCTGACCAAGATCCAAACGAAATCGTTCAATTACTGAAAGCACATATCGAAAAGCATAAGCCAAAAGGTATTGAAGTATCTGTATCTGAATTTGATAAAGGCGCTCCTTTCATAACGCCATTTGATCACCCATTAATTCAAGCAGCAGGTCGTTCTTATGAGCGTATCTATAATGTTCCAACTGCCTTTACACGCGGTGGTGGTTCAATTCCTATTGTAGCTGCATTTGATGAAATTCTTTCGTTACCAGTTGTGTTAATGGGGTTCGGCTTAAACAGCGAAAATTTCCATGCTCCAAATGAGCATTTCCACCTAGAAAACTTCGATAAAGGCTTACGTGTTTTAGGCGATTACTTACACGAAGTTTCCACTTTAGAATTCTAA
- a CDS encoding RNA polymerase sigma factor: MISYLNGIYEEYNRYIYHLCLKLTRNTAEAEDLMQEVWVKVVRNEEQVEKVDHVKAWLTTITMNTFRDRYRKNVRRSKYMMSQPETLDVPILDLVPNNDISTEEKVEKEVVTKIVQEKMQELDGIYQKTLWYFYVDQYSLAEISTLMKVSIGTVKSRLFRAKARLKEILLSDSSLQDVVMA; the protein is encoded by the coding sequence ATGATTAGTTATTTGAATGGAATTTATGAAGAATATAATCGTTATATATATCATTTATGTTTAAAATTAACTCGCAACACAGCAGAAGCTGAGGATTTAATGCAAGAAGTATGGGTTAAAGTTGTTCGTAATGAAGAACAAGTAGAGAAGGTTGACCACGTAAAAGCATGGCTTACTACAATTACGATGAATACATTCCGCGACCGCTATCGCAAGAATGTAAGAAGAAGCAAGTATATGATGAGTCAACCTGAAACATTAGACGTGCCGATTTTAGATTTGGTTCCCAATAATGATATTTCTACAGAAGAAAAAGTAGAAAAAGAGGTTGTAACGAAGATTGTTCAAGAGAAAATGCAAGAATTAGACGGCATCTACCAAAAAACATTATGGTATTTCTATGTTGATCAATATTCATTGGCCGAGATTTCAACATTAATGAAGGTATCAATCGGAACAGTAAAATCTCGTTTATTCCGTGCAAAAGCTCGATTAAAAGAAATTTTACTTTCAGATTCATCCCTGCAGGATGTTGTGATGGCATAA
- a CDS encoding MarR family winged helix-turn-helix transcriptional regulator — MDNQRHEVLSSLFEVVSSLERKWANEWNQQNILGFSKSHILLLDLLAKEGPKRPSAIAERLKVTTGGVTVLTTKLINGGFIEKTQSNADRRASQIAITTEGEKILKESRAQVSAMVNTMFGMLTNDEIKTLHTIFEKCLVNGN; from the coding sequence ATGGATAACCAACGACATGAAGTCCTTTCCTCTCTTTTTGAAGTTGTATCTTCATTGGAGCGTAAATGGGCTAATGAGTGGAACCAACAAAATATTTTAGGATTTTCAAAATCTCATATATTACTCTTAGATTTATTGGCAAAAGAAGGTCCAAAACGTCCTTCTGCAATTGCTGAACGCTTAAAAGTGACGACGGGTGGTGTTACTGTTTTAACCACAAAGCTGATTAATGGCGGCTTTATCGAAAAAACACAAAGTAATGCTGACCGCCGCGCTTCACAAATCGCCATTACAACAGAAGGCGAAAAGATCTTAAAAGAATCACGTGCACAAGTATCAGCTATGGTTAACACAATGTTCGGCATGCTCACAAATGACGAAATTAAAACATTACATACCATCTTTGAAAAATGTCTTGTGAATGGAAATTAA
- the spx gene encoding transcriptional regulator Spx, with protein sequence MTVTIYTQSSCSSSRKAIKWLKENEINFTEKRITSQPLTLAEFKNILRMTEDGTDEIIATNSNDFKNLNIDIDQLSIQDLYNLIQQYPRMLRSPILLDEKRIQVGYNEMDIRRFIPRKVRAYELNAMQQIAAQG encoded by the coding sequence ATGACAGTTACAATTTATACGCAATCTAGCTGTTCTTCTTCACGAAAAGCTATTAAATGGTTAAAAGAAAATGAAATTAATTTCACAGAAAAACGTATTACATCTCAACCTTTAACATTAGCAGAATTTAAAAATATTTTAAGAATGACTGAAGATGGTACAGATGAAATCATTGCAACTAACTCAAATGATTTTAAAAACTTAAATATTGATATCGATCAATTATCTATACAAGATTTATATAACTTAATTCAGCAATACCCACGTATGTTGCGTAGCCCAATACTGCTTGATGAAAAACGTATTCAAGTTGGATACAACGAAATGGATATTCGCCGTTTTATTCCACGTAAAGTTCGTGCATACGAGTTAAATGCTATGCAACAAATCGCTGCACAAGGGTAA
- a CDS encoding ABC-F family ATP-binding cassette domain-containing protein, whose protein sequence is MAILTVENLGHSFGDRTLFKDVSFRLVEGDHIGLVGANGVGKSTLMGIITGQTIHDTGRVEWLPGTHYGYLDQHTVLTAGRTMRDALRDAFLPLYKKEEELNEIANKMGDATPEELEELLEQMAEVQDALDAGDFYSLDIKIEEVARGLGLDAIGLERDVAALSGGQRTKVLLAKLLLEKPKVLLLDEPTNYLDEEHVTWLKNYLKNYPHAFLLISHDTEFMNETVDVIFQLEFSKLTRYTATYEKFLELAEINKRQHIDAYEKQQEFIKKQEDFIAKNKARYSTTGRAKSRAKQLDRLERIDRPETAVKPEFSFKEARTPSRYVVEAENLVIGYDKEKPLLPPLSFMIERGEKIALVGMNGVGKSTLLKTMLGKVRPLDGSVILGDYLEPSYFEQEVKADKITPIDDVWNAFPSMEQAQVRAALARAGLKTDHITRPLNSLSGGEQAKVRLCKLMMDETNWLIFDEPTNHLDVDAKAELKRAMQQFKGTIVLVSHEPEFYDGLVTKVWNVQDWFTTGKTDL, encoded by the coding sequence ATGGCAATATTAACAGTTGAAAATTTAGGTCATTCCTTTGGTGATCGCACCCTTTTTAAGGATGTTTCATTCCGCCTGGTTGAAGGCGATCATATAGGTTTAGTTGGTGCAAATGGTGTTGGAAAATCAACGCTAATGGGCATCATTACAGGGCAAACAATTCATGATACCGGCCGTGTAGAATGGCTTCCAGGTACACATTATGGCTATTTGGACCAGCATACAGTATTAACAGCGGGCCGCACAATGCGCGATGCATTACGTGATGCCTTCCTTCCTCTTTATAAAAAGGAAGAAGAGTTAAATGAAATTGCAAATAAAATGGGTGACGCAACACCCGAGGAATTAGAAGAATTGCTTGAGCAAATGGCAGAAGTACAAGATGCGTTAGATGCTGGAGACTTTTATTCATTAGATATCAAAATTGAAGAGGTTGCTCGTGGTCTTGGTCTAGATGCCATCGGACTTGAGCGAGACGTGGCCGCCCTTTCTGGTGGTCAGCGTACAAAGGTTTTATTAGCTAAGCTATTATTGGAAAAACCAAAAGTGTTGTTGCTGGATGAGCCAACAAACTATTTAGATGAAGAGCATGTTACTTGGTTGAAAAACTATCTTAAAAACTATCCACATGCCTTTTTACTAATTTCTCATGACACCGAGTTTATGAATGAAACAGTGGATGTAATCTTCCAACTTGAATTCTCTAAGCTAACACGCTACACAGCAACTTACGAGAAATTTTTAGAGCTTGCCGAAATCAATAAACGTCAGCATATTGACGCTTACGAAAAGCAACAAGAGTTTATTAAAAAGCAAGAAGATTTCATTGCAAAAAATAAAGCACGTTATTCCACAACAGGCCGTGCGAAGTCTCGTGCGAAGCAGCTTGACCGTTTAGAACGAATTGACCGTCCTGAAACAGCCGTGAAACCTGAGTTCAGCTTTAAAGAAGCCCGTACCCCAAGCCGTTATGTAGTGGAGGCTGAAAATCTGGTAATCGGATACGATAAGGAAAAACCATTACTGCCACCTCTTTCATTTATGATTGAACGCGGTGAAAAAATTGCCCTTGTCGGTATGAACGGTGTCGGTAAATCCACCCTTCTTAAAACGATGCTTGGGAAAGTGAGACCACTTGATGGTAGCGTAATTCTTGGTGACTATTTGGAACCTTCTTACTTTGAACAAGAAGTAAAGGCCGATAAAATTACACCGATTGATGATGTATGGAACGCCTTCCCTTCAATGGAACAAGCACAGGTTCGTGCTGCCTTAGCACGTGCCGGTCTGAAAACAGATCATATTACACGTCCCTTAAACTCTCTATCGGGTGGCGAACAAGCGAAAGTACGCCTTTGCAAACTGATGATGGATGAAACAAACTGGTTAATTTTTGACGAGCCAACAAACCACTTAGATGTGGATGCAAAAGCAGAGTTAAAGCGTGCCATGCAGCAATTCAAAGGCACAATCGTCTTGGTATCCCACGAACCTGAATTCTACGATGGTCTAGTAACGAAAGTATGGAACGTACAAGACTGGTTTACAACAGGAAAAACAGATTTATAA
- a CDS encoding SE1832 family protein, giving the protein MATKSELQQQIAELKMDYINLQGDIEKLESTGHADSVAKAEERLSNMEKQLAQLNKQLAALS; this is encoded by the coding sequence ATGGCTACGAAATCAGAGCTTCAACAACAAATTGCAGAGTTAAAAATGGATTATATTAATCTTCAGGGTGATATCGAAAAGCTTGAAAGTACGGGTCATGCTGATTCTGTTGCCAAAGCAGAAGAGCGCCTTTCCAACATGGAAAAACAACTTGCCCAACTGAACAAACAGCTCGCGGCGTTGTCGTAG
- a CDS encoding PseG/SpsG family protein — MQNELSVPSLKKKIAFIVEHSAVKGYYPLERVAILAKLLKDEESVYIFLKQDGQEAIEIFTDEQLSPILFDNYTELKTQIRNLEPDLIIQDGKDTLVEQIEQLRPFCKTIIHFDDFGEGALLADCNILALFEEVRENTAQNILSGSFAFAVKESLKTIANERVSNELSNPPHIVVAYEDGDENNLTYRTLRHLTQLQIPLRVTVAIDREYKHSIEDLQMMVLSRRNTKILKDDHALEKLLPEADIIICNANYTPYKVATVGIPCITAAQNERELNNAFPREHNGFIHLGLGRKMKQSNIQNAVMEMLLHEARRERAVRKQFELEIQDNNDVIKSLILDFAYERHNMVSL; from the coding sequence ATGCAGAATGAACTAAGTGTACCTTCTTTAAAAAAGAAAATTGCCTTTATTGTTGAGCATAGTGCTGTAAAAGGATACTACCCACTTGAGCGAGTAGCAATACTAGCCAAGCTTTTAAAAGATGAAGAGAGTGTTTATATTTTTTTAAAACAGGATGGACAAGAAGCTATTGAAATTTTTACCGACGAACAACTTTCTCCTATTCTATTTGATAACTATACTGAATTAAAAACACAGATTCGCAATCTTGAACCAGATCTAATCATTCAGGATGGTAAAGACACACTCGTTGAGCAAATTGAACAATTAAGACCCTTCTGTAAAACCATTATCCATTTTGATGACTTTGGTGAAGGGGCGCTTCTGGCAGATTGCAATATCCTTGCTCTCTTTGAAGAAGTAAGGGAAAATACTGCCCAAAATATCCTATCTGGGAGCTTCGCGTTTGCTGTGAAGGAATCTCTTAAAACCATTGCAAATGAACGGGTTTCAAATGAACTATCCAATCCACCACATATTGTTGTTGCCTATGAAGATGGTGATGAAAACAATTTAACCTATCGAACTTTACGCCATTTAACTCAGCTACAAATTCCATTACGAGTGACGGTTGCTATTGATCGCGAGTACAAGCATTCAATTGAAGATTTACAGATGATGGTGCTCAGCCGCCGGAATACGAAAATATTAAAAGATGACCATGCCCTAGAAAAGCTTCTACCTGAGGCCGATATCATCATTTGTAATGCAAACTACACTCCATACAAAGTGGCTACTGTGGGTATTCCTTGCATTACAGCTGCACAAAATGAACGTGAACTAAACAACGCTTTTCCTAGAGAGCACAACGGATTTATCCACCTAGGCTTAGGTCGCAAAATGAAACAATCCAATATCCAAAATGCCGTAATGGAAATGCTTTTGCATGAAGCAAGACGTGAACGGGCTGTACGCAAGCAATTCGAACTTGAAATCCAAGATAATAACGATGTGATTAAGTCACTTATTTTAGACTTTGCCTATGAACGCCATAATATGGTGTCATTGTAG